The following proteins are co-located in the Toxotes jaculatrix isolate fToxJac2 chromosome 9, fToxJac2.pri, whole genome shotgun sequence genome:
- the aipl1 gene encoding aryl-hydrocarbon-interacting protein-like 1 yields the protein MSDMQDTLLLGSEGIKKTILHGGTGEIPKFITGAKVTFHFRTQLCNDDRTVIDDSKVVGTPMEIVIGNMFKLDIWETLLSSMRIGEVAEFWCDTIHTGVYPLVSKSMRRIAEGKDPVEWQIHTCGMANMFAYHSLGYDDLDELMKEPKPLYFVLELLKVQQPSEYNRESWALSDEERLKAVPVLHGQGNKLYKQGRYQEATLKYKEAIICIKNVQTKEKAWEVPWLRLEKMANTLTLNYCQCLLRMEEYYEVIEHTSDIVNQHPGVMKAFFLRGKAHMEVWNEAEARQDFSRVLDLDPGMKKAVKKELAVLNMRMEEKNQEDRNKYKGMF from the exons atgTCGGATATGCAGGATACGCTGCTGCTGGGATCAGAGGGAATCAAGAAAACAATCCTGCATGGAGGGACCGGAgaaattccaaaattcatcacaGGGGCAAAG GTGACGTTCCACTTCCGCACCCAGCTGTGTAATGATGACCGTACAGTAATCGATGACAGCAAAGTGGTGGGGACACCCATGGAGATCGTGATCGGCAATATGTTTAAACTGGACATCTGGGAGACCCTGTTGTCCTCCATGAGGATCGGTGAGGTGGCTGAGTTCTGGTGTGACACCATT CACACCGGCGTTTATCCACTTGTGTCCAAGAGCATGCGACGCATTGCAGAGGGCAAAGACCCAGTGGAGTGGCAAATCCACACATGTGGTATGGCCAACATGTTCGCCTACCACAGCCTTGGCTACGACGACCTGGATGAGCTGATGAAGGAACCAAAACCTCTCTACTTTGTCCTTGAGCTGCTCAAG GTGCAGCAGCCCAGTGAGTACAACAGGGAGTCGTGGGCTCTGAGTGATGAGGAGAGGCTGAAGGCAGTCCCTGTGCTGCATGGGCAGGGGAACAAGCTCTACAAACAAGGGCGCTACCAGGAGGCCACACTAAAGTACAAGGAGGCCATCATCTGCATCAAAAATGTTCAGACTAAG GAGAAAGCGTGGGAGGTTCCCTGGCTGAGGTTGGAGAAAATGGCCAACACCTTAACCCTCAACTACTGCCAGTGTCTACTACGCATGGAGGAGTACTACGAGGTCATCGAGCACACCAGCGACATCGTCAATCAGCACCCAG GTGTGATGAAGGCCTTCTTCCTGCGAGGGAAGGCCCACATGGAGGTGTGGAACGAGGCGGAGGCCCGCCAGGACTTCAGCAGGGTGCTGGACCTGGACCCTGGCATGAAGAAGGCTGTCAAGAAGGAGCTGGCTGTGCTTAACATGCGCATGGAAGAAAAGAACCAGGAGGACAGGAACAAGTACAAGGGCATGTTTTGA